The segment GACGTTTGACAAGTTAGGCGTAACTTCACAAGTTGCTTATGCTAGTAAAGCATTTTCAAGCGTAGGAATGTTTCAATTAATAAAAGAAGAGGGATTATCCTTAGATGTAGTTTCAAGTGGGGAACTATATACTGCTCTTGCAGCAGATTTCCCAGTTGAGAGAATCCATTTTCATGGTAATAATAAAAGTGAACATGAATTAAGAATGGCTCTTGAACATAAGGTTGGTTGTATCGTAGTGGATAATTTTTATGAATTACAGCTTTTGGAACGTTTATGTGTAGAATATAATCAACAAATGGAGATACTCATTCGGGTAACGCCAGGGATTGAAGCCCATACTCATGATTATATATTAACAGGCCAGGAAGACTCGAAATTTGGCTTTGACCTTCAAAATGGACAGGCAGAAAGTGCTATGAAAATGGCGATTTCATCTTCTCACCTACAACCCATCGGTTTACACTGCCATATTGGATCGCAAATATTCGATACAACTGGTTTTGTCTTAGCCGCTCAAAAAATCATGGGAAAGCTATTAGAATGGAAAAATGCTTTTGACTATGAACCTGCGGTACTAAATCTTGGTGGTGGCTTTGGAATTCGATATACGGATGAAGATGACCCAATAACACCAGCTGAATATGTACATGAAATTGTAACAGAAGTGATTAATCAGTCGGAAAAGCTTGGTTTAACAATGCCAGAAATATGGATTGAGCCTGGGCGTTCATTAGTTGGAGACGCTGGTACAACTCTATATACAACAGGTTCAACGAAAGAAGTTCCGAATGTTCGTAAATATGTAAGTGTTGATGGTGGAATGAGTGATAATCTACGTCCAGCACTGTATGATGCGAAATATGAAGCAGTCATTGCGAATCGTATGAATGACAAGGAGCAAGAAAAGGTTTCGATTGCAGGAAAATGCTGTGAATCTGGTGACATGCTTATTTGGGATATCGAATTACCAGAAGCAGCCGCTGGTGATATTTTAGCAGTGTTTTGTACGGGAGCATATGGTTATTCCATGTCCAATAACTATAATCGAATACCAAGGCCTGCTGTGGTTTTCGTTGAAAACGGAGAAGCTTCATTGATTGTACGAAGAGAAAGCTATGAAGACCTTGTGAAATTAGATGTTTTTTAATGTAGAATAGTACTTCAAAGCTGTTGAAATTCAACAGCTTTTTTTAGTAATACTTTGAAAAGTGAAGTGTGCTAGTAGAGTCCATTTATTGTACAATCGTATTTCTTGTTTGCACGATGGTAGAAAAAGTTCTACAATATACCGAGAATGATTTTTCCGAGGTGCTCATGATGAAAAAAGAAAATATTATTTTATATTTATCACTTGTTCTATTTGCCATTGGTTGGGGAGTAATCTATTGGATATTTTTTGCCAATAATTAGACGGACAGCTTGAACATTTCCCTTTTATTTAGTAAGATTATAACGATTCATGACGATAATGCTTAACAGCTTGAAAAAGGTATTTTAAAATGGTGAAGGAGTCATTATGCTTATACGTTATAATAAAGCATTCGAAAAGATTGCAATGGGCTTGCTTTCTTTTATGCCAAAAGAAAAAGATTTAAAAAAACTTCAAGAAACGATAAAGTTATATGAAACTGAAAAAAAATGGCGATTATTTCTTTGGAAAGAGGAAGAGGATGTAATTGGACTTGTTGGTGTACAACTATTTGGAGAAAGCTCAATAGAGGTGCAGCATATTTCGGTAAACCCTTCTCACCGGTTTGAAGGGGTTGGAACTCAGATGATAAAAGCATTGCATGAATACTATGCTGACTATGAAATAGGGCCAAATAAAGATACTGAGAGCTTCTACAAGCAATGTGAATTATAGAAGAATAATTTGTATGGCTAGAGATAAGAAATACTCTAGCCATTTTTATTTTTAAGAGCTTTTTCTCTTGCTGAAATGACATCTGAACGGTCACGTAATTGATGCTTGTGAACAATCAAGGAATTGGATAAATCGCTTTCTTGTCTCCACCTATATCCATAAGAATCACATAAATTTATACAGGTACGTATTAAATCTTCATCAATTAGTGGGATATTAATGCTTTGATAAGGCTTATGCTCGTTAATACGTTTCATTTGATCATGTAAAATTGATAAAAAACGATCTTTTTCAACACCAAGTGTTGCTAATTTTTGATCATTTAGCTGTAAATTAGTCATCCCCTTCATAAGTGTACGTTGCGCTCCATTTAGATTGTTGCGACGGTAATGATACATGGCCACTGCCACTTGAATAAAACCAACCCAAATAGAGGCTCGATTTGTACTATCTACTTTTTTCCAATATTCCTCCAGCACTTCATGACATTCGAAATAATCTCGATTTCCGTGGAAATAGACTAAGTATTGAATGAACTCTTTAGGGATATTCATATGTTCCTCCTTGATAATCACTCGACAGTTTCCTATAGTGTATTATAGGATGAACAAATTTACTATTGTATTTCTTCGAATTTAATAAAAGGGATTAAAAAGTGAAATAGTAAAATTTTTATTGGAGAATGACGCCTTATCTACTATACTAGTAAATATCCTAAAAGAGACAAAGTTTAGATTGGTGATGAAATGGAAT is part of the Bacillus spongiae genome and harbors:
- a CDS encoding GNAT family N-acetyltransferase codes for the protein MLIRYNKAFEKIAMGLLSFMPKEKDLKKLQETIKLYETEKKWRLFLWKEEEDVIGLVGVQLFGESSIEVQHISVNPSHRFEGVGTQMIKALHEYYADYEIGPNKDTESFYKQCEL
- a CDS encoding DUF309 domain-containing protein; translated protein: MNIPKEFIQYLVYFHGNRDYFECHEVLEEYWKKVDSTNRASIWVGFIQVAVAMYHYRRNNLNGAQRTLMKGMTNLQLNDQKLATLGVEKDRFLSILHDQMKRINEHKPYQSINIPLIDEDLIRTCINLCDSYGYRWRQESDLSNSLIVHKHQLRDRSDVISAREKALKNKNG
- the lysA gene encoding diaminopimelate decarboxylase — encoded protein: MEHQTRHFNGTTTVNEKGHLEIGGVDVLMLAKEYGTPLFVYDVELIRERSRGFKATFDKLGVTSQVAYASKAFSSVGMFQLIKEEGLSLDVVSSGELYTALAADFPVERIHFHGNNKSEHELRMALEHKVGCIVVDNFYELQLLERLCVEYNQQMEILIRVTPGIEAHTHDYILTGQEDSKFGFDLQNGQAESAMKMAISSSHLQPIGLHCHIGSQIFDTTGFVLAAQKIMGKLLEWKNAFDYEPAVLNLGGGFGIRYTDEDDPITPAEYVHEIVTEVINQSEKLGLTMPEIWIEPGRSLVGDAGTTLYTTGSTKEVPNVRKYVSVDGGMSDNLRPALYDAKYEAVIANRMNDKEQEKVSIAGKCCESGDMLIWDIELPEAAAGDILAVFCTGAYGYSMSNNYNRIPRPAVVFVENGEASLIVRRESYEDLVKLDVF